One Molothrus ater isolate BHLD 08-10-18 breed brown headed cowbird chromosome 11, BPBGC_Mater_1.1, whole genome shotgun sequence genomic window, ggccacatGCAACCACGTGCCTGTGAGCCAAACCATGCACAGGCCTGGGCCAACACTGTGTGATATAGAAAACCACAAAAGACCAGCCTGATATTGTGCAGCCCTGCATGGACACCCCATGCCAAGCACAGCccaccccagccatgcccagctcGTCTGAAGCACCTACAGCCCCCTGTGCcatgcacagcccagcccagctgtgcccggcaGGGGTGAGCTGTGCATAGACGTGCCCAGCCACCCTGTGCCAACAGGGGTCTCTCCCTGCCCTAGACCTGCTGCGTGTCACCAACCTGCGTGTGAACCTCACCAAGCTGCACACGCTGGGGGACAACCTGCTGGACTCACGGCGGGAGATCCGGGAGAAGTACTACTACGCGCTCTACGAGCTGGTGATGCGCGGGAACTGCTTCTGCTACGGGCACGCCTCTGAGTGCGCCCCGCTCAGCGGGGCCCCTGCCACCACCGATGGCATGGTAGGGCAAGCCAGgcctgtgtgccctgctggagctgggtaGCTGTGCCACCTAGGACCACAGCCCCTCACTGTGGCATCCTGGCAGGTGCACGGGCGCTGTGTCTGCAAACACCACACGCAGGGGCTGAACTGCGAGCGCTGCGAGGATTTCTACCAAGACCTGCCCTGGCGCCCGGCCGAGGGCTCCAGCACCAACGCCTGTCGCCGTGAgtgccctgctggcaccagctcctggcacagtgatcccagtgccagagctgccagTCTGTGCTGCgccaggggttttggggtgttgtACAGTGGGATATGGTTTGGTGGTGACTGGCATCATGCAGACTGGCTTAGGGGGTCTAGGGTGCCAGGGGGATGTACTTTGGGGAGGTTTGGGATTGTGGTGCTACATGTCAGCAaggagagcccaggcaggggagTTTTGGCACTTGGGGTGCTGCTTGCCAGGTGTGGGCTGTGGTGCCACATGCCATGCAGcggtgctgtccctgcaggctgtgactGCAACGAGCACTCACGGCGGTGCCACTTTGACATGGCCGTGTTCCTGGCCACGGGGAACACCAGTGGGGGTGTGTGTGATGGCTGCCAGCACAACACCATGGGCCGTCGCTGTCACCTCTGCAAGCCCTTCTACTACAAGGACCCCACCAAGGACCTGCGGGACCCCACAGTGTGCCGAGGTCAGTGTGGGACAGGCTGTGCAGGGGGGTGCTTTGGTGGTCACAGTGCTCACCCTGCCTGTCTCCCCAGCCTGCGACTGTGACCCTGAGGGTTCTCTGGATGGTGGGCTGTGTGACGGTGCTGATGACCCAGCCAGGGGCCTGATTGCGGGGCAGTGCCGCTGCAAGGAGCATGTGGCTGGTCCCCGCTGTGACCGCTGCAAACCCGGCTTCTTCGGCCTCAGCGCCGACAACCTGCAAGGCTGCCGGAGTAGGTACCAGGGTGGCACCTGTTGGGATCGGGCACGTGGTTTGGCATTGCTGGAAACTGCTGGCTCTCCATGCAGGGTGCCAATGTGACCCCCGTGGCACGGTGGCTGATGGCAGCCGGTGTGACCCTGTCAGTGGGGAGTGCTTCTGCAAGCGGCTGGTGActgggggcagctgcagccagtgcctggtgagtggggctgtgccacGGCCCCTGCACAGTGCTCAGCACTGTAGTACATTGACAGCTGCTCTTTAACACCCTGTGACCCCCTGCAGCCCGAGCACTGGGGACTGAGCCACGACCTCCCGGGCTGCCGGCCCTGTGACTGCGATGTGGGAGGTGCCCGCAACAACCTGTGAGTCTTTGTGGGATGCAGAGGGCAAGGGGCACCCCTCCTGGCATCAGGGCtgatggtgctgctggggtACCAGGtgtgccatggggacagggcagtgccagtgccacagccacgTGATAGGACGACAGTGTGAACAGGTGGAGACCGGTTTCTACCGCATCAACCTGGATCATTACACCTATGAGGCGGAGGATGCACGGCTGCATCAGGTAAGGAATGCAGGTATCCCTGGGGAGGACATCAGGCAGAGCATCACAGTGGGCGCCCCTTTGCAGGGTGCCCAGACCAGCAGACAGTGGtctgcctccctgctcagggcagagcagtgcctgctggCCAAGGTGATTTTCAGGGTCCCATCTCACAACACCTGCTTGCACCAGGGCTCAGTGGTGGAGCGTGAGCTGCCCCCAGACCGTCCAGCTTCCTGGACAGGAATAGGCTTTGCCCGCATGTTGGAAGGCGGCTGGGTAGAGTTCCATGTGAGTGATGTGCCCTTCTCCACCGAGTACGATGTGGTCATCCGCTATGAGCCACAGGTGAGCACCAGATGGTGAAGCCAGCAGTGTGATATATTGCCAGATTGGGAGGTAGTGGTGGGGAGTTCCAGATGGTGAGGCTTTTTGACACTGCCCCTTCTTGGCTGCCAGCACCCAGAGGCCTGGCAGGAGGTGAGGCTGAAGGTGCTACGCCCCAGCCCTGTCTCCGCCAGCAGCCGTTGTGGAAACACCATCCCTGCCGATGACCAGCTCTCCACCAGCCTCCCCTCTGGTGCCAGGTAAACACCTCAGTAGGGTTGGGGTGTGCTGGGGCTCACCGGAGGCACATGGCTGCCCTTGCTCTGTTTTGCCCTCATCCAGGTATGTGGTGCTGTCCCAGCCCATCTGTCTGGAGCAGGGTGTCTCCTACACGCTCCGCCTGgaactgggctgtgctgctgctcatcagGATCCCACTGCCAGTGTGCTCATCGATTCGGTGAGGGGCAGAcaggcagtgggatgggggacAGCAACCCTTTAGGGGGATAGGATGCAGCCATAGGGaacacagggagagagggacGTGATGTCCCACTGACTTTGCCCCGCAGCTGGTGCTCCTGCCCCGTTACTCCTCACTGGAGATGTTCATTGCGGGTGACCCCAGCTCCATGGAGCGCCGGGAAACCTTTGAGCGGTACCACTGTGCCCAGCCTTTCCACGCTGCAGGGCCCTCGCCTGTGGCTGAGCCTtgctccagcctcctgcacagcctctcGGCCATCCTGCACGACGGGGCGCTGCGTGAGTAAAGCCCCACACCCTGTCCTGccccctgtcccacagcagctgaCACTGACCCTGCTCTCTGCCTACAGCCTGCCTCTGCGATCCCCAGGGCTCGCTCAGTGCCgagtgccagccccagggcgGGCAGTGCCAGTGCAAACCCAATGTCATGGGACGGCGCTGTCACCGCTGTTCTCCAGGAACCTTTGGCTTTGGGCCCGGCGGGTGCCGACGTGAGTGCCAGTGGGAGAGGAGCCTGggcatcccagggctgggggcatgAGGAAGGGGTGCTCTCTACAGCTCAGGAGCAGACgctgtgggtgctgtgcttTCCAGCATGCCAGTGCAGCCGTGAGGGTTCAGTGAGCACCATCTGTGATAGCACCACTGGGCAGTGCCCCTGCCGTGAAGGCACCCATGGCCCACGTTGTGACCgctgccagcctggccactGGGGCTTCCCtgtctgccagccctgccagtgcaACGGGCACGCTGAGAGCTGTGACCCTCAGACAGGCAGCTGCCTGCGCTGCCGTGACCACACGGATGGGGAAAGGTGCCAGAGGTAGGTGGGGTATGTGGCCAGACTGGGGcagggtgctgccagcagccccagctcctgctgacctcctgcctgcaggtgtGCAGCCGGACACTTTGGGAACCCAGCACTTGGTTCCGGGCAGCACTGCCGGCCCTGCCCCTGTCCTGAGGGGCCCAGCACCCCCCGCCACTTTGCTGCCTCCTGCTACCAAGACAGCCACTCCCAGCAGGTCATctgccactgcagccctgggtaCACAGGTGGGTACCTACCAGGGCACACCCAGTGCCTGCTGGGGTGCCCTGTCCCCATGCACTGCCCAGCGCTCTGTGTCAGCAGGTTCCCGCTGTGATGAGTGTGCCCCTGGGTACTATGGGGACCCTCTGCAGGGCGGgcgctgcctgccctgccagtgccacGATAACATCGATGTGACGGACCCGGAGGCGTGTGACCGGCgcacagggcagtgcctgcGCTGCCTCTACAACACCGCAGGGCCCCACTGCGCCGAGTGCCAGCCCGGCTTCTACGGGGATGCCACACGACACAGCTGCAGGCGTGAGTACCCACTGCCTGCCAAGACAGACACAGACTTGCCTCCAGGGCCCAACACGTCCTTGGGGACCATGTGCACCAATGGCTGCCCCTGCTTGTGCACAGGGATGTGgagtccctgcagccctgccctgtaACAGGATtgtctcctctgcccagccccagcactgtggcccagtccctgtccccatgtccaaCTTATTCCTTCCCATCTATATCCTATTCTCATGCCCATTCTTGTCCCCATtgccatcccatccccactgccatccatctgtccccatcctgtccttATTCCAGCTCTATCCTGACCCTGGTCCCATCTCCATCCTATCCCCACCAGTGGTCCTCATGCTACACACATTCCATCTCCATCCAGTCTCCACCTCATCCTTGTCCAATCTCTGTCTCCATCCTGCTTCCACCCTCATCCATCATCATCCCactcctgctctgtccccatcaGAACTTCCATCCCAATCTCATTCCCATCCTTGACCTCATTCCCTCAACTCTATCTCTGCTCAGTGCCTCTTGGTTCCAGGTTGCTCCTGCAACCCCCTGGGCACTGATGCCAGCACCTGTgggccccagcagtgccactgtgACAGGCACAGCGGGCAGTGCCACTGCCTGCCCCATGTGGAGGGCCAGAGCTGTGACCGCTGCAGCCCCAACTTCTGGAACTTGGCCAGCGGGCAAGGCTGCCAGCCTTGTGcctgccacccccagcactCCCTGACACCCACCTGCAACCAGGTGAGACACGACAGGGACAGGAGTTGgggaatgggatggggctgggggtgtgctgcagcagtgccagcctcGGCCATGCCATGTCTGTCAGTTCACAGGGCAGTGCTCCTGCCGGCCAGGCTTTGGTGGCCGCACTTGCACGGACTGCCAGGAGAACCACTGGGGTGACCCACGGCAGCAGTGCCGAGGTGAGAGCCAGTTCCAGTGGGGGGACCACAGTGGGGAGCCTGTGGTGCCCTGACACTACTTTTCCTGCAGCCTGCGACTGTGACCCCCGTGGCATAGCCAGTGCCCAGTGCCACCGCAGCAGCGGCCACTGCGACTGCCGGCCTGGCATCTCTGGAGTCCGCTGTGACCAGTGTGCCCGGGGCTTTGCTGGTaccttccctgcctgccagccctgccacccctgcTTTGGGGACTGGGACCGTGTGGTGCAGGATCTGGCCGCCCGTACCCGAGCGCTGGCAGAGCGGgccagcctcctgcagcacacCGGGGCTGCCGGTGCCTTCGAGGGCACCTTCcggcagctggaggagaaacTGGCCACTGTACGTGACGTGGTGGCCACCCGCAacaccactgctgccactgctgcccacCTGACACACACCATGGAGGGACTGCGGTGagcacctggcacagggcacGGCTCCCAGGGTAGCCTAGGGGCAGCTTTTCACCCCCTTGCTTTGCAGGCGGCAGATCGAGGAGGCAACTGAGAGGCTGACACGGGTGGAAGGGGAGCTGACGGCTGCTCAGGATGCCAACTTCAATGCCAGCCATGTGCTGAACACTGTGGACCGGGGTGCCCGCGCCCTcaaccacagcctgcaggactTGGAACAGCGGCTACACACCCTCAAGACCTCCAATTTCCTTGGTGAGCCACACCACAGAGCCAGGCCAGGGTGGTCAGGCCATGGCCAGGGGTCTGACAGTGTCCCTGCCCCCCAGGTGCCTATGACAGTATTCGTCAGTCCTATAAGGAGTCACAGGAGGCCGAGCGCCGGGCGGATGCCTCCACCCGTgccgtgcccagccctgtcAGCACCTCGGCAGCCACTCGGCAGCgcactgagcagctcctggccagccAGAGGGATGGCTTCAACCGCCGCAACGCAGCCAGCCGGCGGGCACTGATGGACCTGGCAGCGAGGGCACAGGCACTGAGCCTGCAGCCGCTCAACGAGAaggtgggacacagggagggagctgggaatggcacccagagctgccctgatcccgtgctgccttgcaggtctGCGGTGTGGTGGGAGATGTGCCCTGTGCTGAGAGCCCTTGTGGCGGTGCCGGGTGCCGGGATGAGGATGGGGGACGACGCTGTGGTGGTCTGAGCTGTGGTGGAGCCGTGTCCAATGCTGACAGTGCTCTGGACCGGGCACGCCatgcccaggaggagctgcgTCAGGCTGCCAGCGACATGGCCCAGCTCTCCCACAAGGTGTGTGGCACATGGGTGCTGGTGGCATCTGGTGGCACAGCCACgctctgcagcccttggggCTGACACCGAGGGTCTCTGCCCATGCTCAGGTGGCAGAGGCCAAGGGGAAGGCAGACGAGGCCCGGTTGCGAGCGCAGGCAGCCCTGGACAAGGCGAACCAGACCAGGGCCCGTGTGGAGAGCTCCAAcaaggagctgagggagctAATCAGCCATGTCAAGGCCTTCCTGAGCCGTGAGTGCCGGCATGCCGGGAGGGCTGGCCATCCCTACCGGATGCTCTGTGGGTTCTGTGGCTCTGCACCTGCACCACACTGCActgaccctgctctgcactgcactgcactgcactgtCCCAACACTGCATgtgggctgtgccacccctgccccatGCTGCATTGCctggtccctgccctgcccccaGCCATCCTGTGCCCTCCAGCCATCTCTtgcccccctgccctgtcccatgTTCCCCTCTGGAAGCCCTTTGGTCTGCCtgccccctgcagcccagcgTGCTGTAGGGAACACACTGACTGCTTCCACCTGCAGAGGAGGGGGCTGATCCTGAGAGCATTGAGGTGGTAGCCAGTCGGGTACTGGAGCTGTCACTCCCCGCTGCACCGGACCAGATCCACCGCCTGGCTGAGGAGATCAAGACACGGGTGCGCAGCCTGGCCAGCGTGGATGCCATCCTGGAGCAGACAGCCAGTGACgtgcagcaggctgggcagctgctgcaggatgccCAGCGGGCCAGGTGAGTCCAGGGATGTGAGGACACAGTCCCTctggggatcccagcccaggcCATGCTGAGGCCTTGCCATGTGGCTGCAGGGCACGGGCAGAGGGAGTGCGGGGCACGGCCGAGGCCGTGCGGCAGGCGCTGGAGGAGGCACGGCAAGCCCAGGGCATGGCTGAGCGGGCGCTGCAGCAAGCTGCCGGTGACATCCAGCACAGCGAGAGTGCCCTTGGCATGGTGAGAGCCCCATCCCTACGACCACGGGACCCCATCCTCACTGTACGATCACCAACCTCCCGTGCCACCATCCCCAGATGCAGACCCAGACACgaagtgcagagcagcagctggcaggtgCCATGGAGCAGATCGGGCTCCTGGACAGGCACACTGATGCCCTGAAGGTGAAACGTGCAAACAACAGCTTGGCAGCCACACGTGCCCAggaggcagccagcactgcGCGGGACCGGGCCGGCGAGGCCAAGCAGGTGGGTGATCAGGGGGACAATGTGGCAGCAGGGGTCCCGTGATGATCCTGCTGACCAGCCCGGCTGCCCAGCAGGTGCTGGACGGGCCACTTCGGGACCGGTACCggacagcacaggagctggtgGAGCACCGGGCGCAGGGCGTGCAGCAGGCGGGCAGCCGGGCACAGCAGTTGCGGGAGGAGGCcgcagggctgctgcaggacgCCCAGGGCAAGCTGCAGAGGCTGCGAGGTGAGGCCGGAGCGGGGATGCtggggcggggctgggggcagcggTGGGAGGCCAGGCTGACTCATGTTCCCGTGTCCCTGCAGCGCTGGAGGAGGAGTACGAGCGGAACGAGCGGGTGCTGGATGCCaaagcagcccagctgggcGGGCTGGAGGCCAGAATGAGGGAGGTGCTGGCCACCATCAACCAGCAGGTCCAGATCTACAACACCTGCCAGTGATCCCCGGAGGGGCCTGGACCCCCCGGAGCACCCAGCCTCCTGCCGCCCGGCCTCCGCCTGCCCCGCAGCGGCAGGCGGGATGGGCGCTGCAGGGTACCCCGTGTGAATAAAGTTGCAGAGCAAATCCCGCCTCCGCCCCGTGCTCCCCCGGGGTGGGAGCTGGCCGCCACCGGGTGTGGGGCACAGCGGGGCGGGAATCGGCAGCGGGACTGGGGGGCACAGCGGGGCGGGAATCGGCAGCGGGGCTGAAGGGCACAACACAGCCGGGAACCCCAGAGCAGCCCGGCAGTCCCAGGATCAGCCCCGGAACGCCCGCGGACCGGCCCGGGGCCCCGCGCGCTCCCGGTGCCGCGGGAACGCGCCGGCACCACCCCCGGCCCGTGTCACGTGACTCGCCCTCCGCGCGCTCCCGTGTCACGTGGGCGTGCCCGGCGGTTCCCGGAAGTGCGTCACGGGCTCGGGCCTGTCTCCGTTGTCGGCCCGCTCGGAACTTCGGCGCGGCACAAACAGACcggagcggcgggcggggccgtGAGTGCGGGGAGGGCCgggccggccgggccggggcggcggcggggcccgggggcgGCGAGCGGCACCTGGGCCAGCGCGGGGTGAGGGCCGCAGTGGCGGGTAGGGCCCGGGGGCGGAGGGAGACCGGAATGCGGCCGGTGGGCACGGGAGCCGGGGCGGCGGAGAGCGAGGCAGGCAGCGGATGGCGGTGGCGGCGGCCTGTGCCGAGCCTGAGCGGAGAGAACGTGCGGGGCGGCCGGAGCTGGGCCCGCAGGGGCTGAGAGCGGTGCTCGGCAGGACGGGCCGAGCGCGGCAGCCCCGGCAGGAGCCGGCGCGGTGACCTCGTGCTCTGCCCGCCGGGGCCGCTCACACAAACACCGTTCACACAAACAAACACCGGTCACATTCCTTTTGCCCTCTCTCGGTGCCGGGGGCTGGGCAGCGTCGCCCGGGAGGCCAGGGGCCGCCGGCTGCTGTCTGGACTCTCTCATCACTATCCCTGCCCATAGCCGGcaggttggaactagatgattttcAAGGTCTGCTTCTAGCTCACACCATTCTGTGATGCAGTGATCGTCCCCAGAAcgagggagctgggcctgccGGGTTCCCCACTCAGCAGAAGGCTCACTGCTGTTACAATGCGTTGGGTGCACAGTGATTTCCACGTGGGTTGGAAACATTTTGTGTGACAGTGCTGGCTTGAGTAGCTGCCCCAGGGGACTCTGTGCTTGCCCCGGCTCCACCCGTGTGTCAGGCATGCCCAGAAACAAAAGTAAAAGTCAAGCTTGAGCCTTGGGATTTCTGGTCCCTCAGGGGAGCAAGAAACAGAAGGTGACTGAAGTATTTGTGTACATGAGGGACATGTTTCTGTTGGCTGTGTTTAGAACATGGAGGATCCAAAAATTCCTGGAAAGATGATGCTGTTGGGATAGCCAACCTTCTCTGCAGCTACCCCTGGAAAGGCCTTTGGGCACTGATGGGGAGTGCTGTGGACAAAAATCAGGGAGCTCCTCCTGCCAAGTGTTAAACCTGCCCCAGGCATGGGACACAAATTGCATCTCATTGAGCCCTTTCTGCTCAATGAGAGTCCTTCCTGgtctggtgctgctctggggaggagtGGCCCTTCTCCTTGTCCTCTTGCTCCCTTTCCTCTGGCCAGTCAAAATATTTGCAGTCTCAGCACGAGCTGGGTTGGGAAACTGCTCAGGGGTAATACACAGTTAGGAGAAAGCCCTGGCTGGATCTGGATCTGGTTCaccccacagcagggagagcagaggacagggaagcacttctgctctctgcagcagcatggccaggcttccctggctctggggatTGAGTAAGGTTTTGTGGGAGTGCCCAGCTCATCAGGTGCTTCCCAGAGGTTCACCTGGCATCTAGCCAGAGCAGCCTTTCGCCATCTCTCCCCTGCAGTGACTCCTACTGTGCCAACAGGAGTGGTGCCAAAACCTTTGTGCACCCAAGGGCTGAACATGCTGC contains:
- the LAMB2 gene encoding laminin subunit beta-2, which gives rise to MRSPAKRSPTVLLLLPLLAGLGVALAPDSPQGCARGSCYPATGDLLVGRAARLSATSTCGLRRPQPYCIVSHLQEEKKCFICDSRRPYDARTNTNSHRIQNVVTSFAPRPKKAWWQSENGVEHVSIQLDLEAEFHFTHLIMTFKTFRPAAMLVERSADFGHTWKVYRYFAYDCAASFPHVPHGPPRRIDDVVCESRYSDIEPSTEGEVIYRVLDPAIPIRDPYSPDIQNLLRVTNLRVNLTKLHTLGDNLLDSRREIREKYYYALYELVMRGNCFCYGHASECAPLSGAPATTDGMVHGRCVCKHHTQGLNCERCEDFYQDLPWRPAEGSSTNACRRCDCNEHSRRCHFDMAVFLATGNTSGGVCDGCQHNTMGRRCHLCKPFYYKDPTKDLRDPTVCRACDCDPEGSLDGGLCDGADDPARGLIAGQCRCKEHVAGPRCDRCKPGFFGLSADNLQGCRRCQCDPRGTVADGSRCDPVSGECFCKRLVTGGSCSQCLPEHWGLSHDLPGCRPCDCDVGGARNNLCAMGTGQCQCHSHVIGRQCEQVETGFYRINLDHYTYEAEDARLHQGSVVERELPPDRPASWTGIGFARMLEGGWVEFHVSDVPFSTEYDVVIRYEPQHPEAWQEVRLKVLRPSPVSASSRCGNTIPADDQLSTSLPSGARYVVLSQPICLEQGVSYTLRLELGCAAAHQDPTASVLIDSLVLLPRYSSLEMFIAGDPSSMERRETFERYHCAQPFHAAGPSPVAEPCSSLLHSLSAILHDGALPCLCDPQGSLSAECQPQGGQCQCKPNVMGRRCHRCSPGTFGFGPGGCRPCQCSREGSVSTICDSTTGQCPCREGTHGPRCDRCQPGHWGFPVCQPCQCNGHAESCDPQTGSCLRCRDHTDGERCQRCAAGHFGNPALGSGQHCRPCPCPEGPSTPRHFAASCYQDSHSQQVICHCSPGYTGSRCDECAPGYYGDPLQGGRCLPCQCHDNIDVTDPEACDRRTGQCLRCLYNTAGPHCAECQPGFYGDATRHSCRRCSCNPLGTDASTCGPQQCHCDRHSGQCHCLPHVEGQSCDRCSPNFWNLASGQGCQPCACHPQHSLTPTCNQFTGQCSCRPGFGGRTCTDCQENHWGDPRQQCRACDCDPRGIASAQCHRSSGHCDCRPGISGVRCDQCARGFAGTFPACQPCHPCFGDWDRVVQDLAARTRALAERASLLQHTGAAGAFEGTFRQLEEKLATVRDVVATRNTTAATAAHLTHTMEGLRRQIEEATERLTRVEGELTAAQDANFNASHVLNTVDRGARALNHSLQDLEQRLHTLKTSNFLGAYDSIRQSYKESQEAERRADASTRAVPSPVSTSAATRQRTEQLLASQRDGFNRRNAASRRALMDLAARAQALSLQPLNEKVCGVVGDVPCAESPCGGAGCRDEDGGRRCGGLSCGGAVSNADSALDRARHAQEELRQAASDMAQLSHKVAEAKGKADEARLRAQAALDKANQTRARVESSNKELRELISHVKAFLSQEGADPESIEVVASRVLELSLPAAPDQIHRLAEEIKTRVRSLASVDAILEQTASDVQQAGQLLQDAQRARARAEGVRGTAEAVRQALEEARQAQGMAERALQQAAGDIQHSESALGMMQTQTRSAEQQLAGAMEQIGLLDRHTDALKVKRANNSLAATRAQEAASTARDRAGEAKQVLDGPLRDRYRTAQELVEHRAQGVQQAGSRAQQLREEAAGLLQDAQGKLQRLRALEEEYERNERVLDAKAAQLGGLEARMREVLATINQQVQIYNTCQ